CTCTACaaatcttccccctttttttttctatatctGTTGTCTATGTTTTCCCAAAAAAATGCTAAGAGAACCATGAGACTTGATTCCTAAAGCATATTTGCAGGCTTCATACTAGAGTTGCGCAATTTTTATGGTTGATGATGCCCAAGTGCAACTTGTTTTTGCAGGATATGATGTTAATTCTCTAAAATTTAGTTTAGAGGCAGTCTTTGGAGCCAGATGTGGATACCTATGTTATTAAATAGGGTAGCAGTAGCGAATTAAGCGTTATGCATTACCTAAAGCTGAAAGGGGACACAAACATAGAATGTACTTGCTCATATGATGAAGATTTATGGGACGGATGATGACATAGAATGTCATCAGACGACATTACAAACCTATAACCAGATTAATACAGAAAAGCTTCTCTTTTAGAACAATTATAGAACATCTAAAAGTATTCTCAAAGTAAGTAAGAGTTTGAGTGGAAGTGTTTCTCATGAAAATATGAATGGAATACATATGGTTGTTACTTTGCAGTGCACACAGAAGCAGCAAGATGAGAGGCAGCGAATATGAAGGTGGACATTGGAAATCCTCTGCTCTTTATGTAAATTTATCTGGTTCAATGTTAACTTGTTCATTCCAGTAAATCCTTATCACAGGTATCTTTTAGGTGACAGTTGAGCTACTTTATGGTGCATTATATTTGATTGCATACTTCCAACTTTTTTCTGCTTTTTTTGCTTTGAAAGTCTGCATaacatttaaacagaagtctgcaTATCTTATTGTATAGTCAGGGTTATCATGTGTCTGATGGAaaactttacttcgaatctgattGGAAATCTGTTGTTGTTCAGGAAAATGATAGTGCTGCTGTCAACTCATCCCGCCCACCTACGTTGAGGAACGTACCTAAGCAAAAGTATCAACAAACATCAATCCTTTGCAGTCGCCGGTAGAAAAATAAGGTCTATTCCTCAACTTCATCTGTTGGCATCTTCAAAGGGAAGGCCTAACACGCATGTACCGAAGCCAAGTGGTGTGAGCTAACTTCCCTAGCTCTTCCTTTTGGATGAACGACGTAGGAGGTCATCCCCTGATTGTCCTAAACATGCCAAGAGCTGTAGTAAAACATATCATCACAACTATTCTATCCTGATGTTGTCCTCAATAATCCCTTGATAGGGTAAGAGACATTCTAACCTATCGTTGGCATCACATCATCGATCGCTTAGGTATAAAACTCAAAGCCCCTAAGCCAAACAAGGGCAAGCGGGCTCTATCTAAACCCTTATGAGCTCTAACAAACCTCCTTCACCAACTCTATTGACTTGAGCTTCAGAGGGATCGGGTTGGGATATCCCCTGGACTTGTGCAGGACCCAGACACATCTAAGAAGTACCTCGAAGCGATGTTGTGTGCTTTCAAACAAGACCAAGGCGCACCTCAATATAACCCCGAGCCTCCTTCAATATATAAGTCGCTCCCCGAAACGATCGTGGATCAGTTGTTGAGATCCTGCAATACTTCGAGAGTCCACCTGCCACCTCGACTGCTCGTTTGGGTCGCCACGCTTGTCTCGACACTGGCCCCTAAGACGTATCTGCGCCTTCGAGACCGAACCAAGCTATGTTGACTCTCTAGTCAACGACATCGAGGAAACAACATTTTGACACTAGAATGATAACTCGAATGTCATAAGAACATCCATCCACGACTCCTTCCAACAAACGCTCCAACAAGGAAGCATCGTCGTTGGCACTCAACGCCCTTGGGCAAGGAGGACAGCCACCTTTCTTTCCTCACGTGGATGCCTTCGGCATAAACACGGAGACATTACTAGCGTCTTTTCACTTATCTGTTCAATAGTAACAACAATAATAGATCTTAAATGGTGAGCTATATTAATCTTTTGTCATCATCGAGCATGTTGTACTCGTAGAAAATAAAGGAAGAACAAAACCCAAAAGCTGgaatctaaaaaaataatttaaccaAATAGATCGCTTGACTCGGTTTATTTTGTTTTGGAACTTTTGGCTTATCAAGATATAATAAATTACCAATTAACAACATTGGTTTCAGCGAAGTCCATCCGATAACTACCAAAATCTTAGCTGCTTTgtgatatatctatatatgtattgcTTTGTGATTTCAGATGACTCTTCTTCTTGGATTGCTGCCGTCGTTAGCACTGGAGCTACGACAATTTCCTTTTCCTTCAGCCGGCAGTGCCGGACGAGTATTACGAACCGCATATGCATATAAATATAGCTCGCTCGCCACGATACCAATCACCGTATTCTAATAGGCTTCGTGAAACATGGCCTTCCGTGATCTCCGCAATCCCTTCTTCTTCCTGCTTCTCGCATTGGCTACTTCGCCAGTAGTTCTTGCAGGTGATCCCGACATCACTTCGGACTTCGTGCTCCCACCGAACACCAGTGCCGTCGATGGCAGCTTCTTCACCTTCACCGGCATGCGCAGCCTGCTGGACTCGTCCCCGCCGACCTGCTTCACCGTGCTGAAAGCTACAATGGCGGAGTTCCCGGCCCTCGCCGGGCAGAGCGTCTCGTATGCTGTGCTCTCCTTCCCTGCTGGCTCGGTCAACCCCCCTCACACTCATCCCCGCTCCGCCGAGCTTCTCTTCCTCATCGACGGATACCTCGAGGTCGGATTCGTCGACACCGCGAACAAGCTCTACACGCAGACGCTGCAGCCGGGGGACTTGTTTGTGTTCCCAAAGGGACTCGTTCACTACCAGTATTGCAACCGCCAGAATCCTGCAATCGCCATTTCTGCCTTTGGGAGTGCAAGTGCTGGCACTGTATCGGTTCCCAAGGCTGTGTTCACGGCGGGCATCGATGACGGCATCCTTGCCAAATCGTTCAAGACTGATACCGCCACCGTTCGTAAGATCAAGGCTGGACTTGCATGAAAGACCAGAATTCAAATCTCGTGGAAGAAGTCTTACGAATTGATTTGATCGATTCGTTCAAGAGAATGCATTGTCTTCTCTTGGTAGATCAATAAAATTACGAGCGTGTTTCATCATGAACTATGATTGCTTGGAAAATTCAACTTGTTGATGTTATACCATGCACTTCTGTTACTCGATGCTATAAATATGATTTCTTCATCGAAGATCCACATTCAATTTTTTATGAAGTAAATTTTGGTTTACATGATTAGATTTTTTCTTCTTCATATTTGGTTGTCAAAGTATTGATCTCGTACAAACagcattataaataaatatatatatatatatatatataatgcatacatatatatacatatatacatacatatatacatatacatatatatatatatatatacatacatatatatatacatatacatacatatatatatatatacatacatatatatatacatatatttacatacatatatatatacatatatatatacatatatatatttacatacatttaattaaaagaaaaaacaacaaaattaataaa
Above is a genomic segment from Musa acuminata AAA Group cultivar baxijiao chromosome BXJ3-4, Cavendish_Baxijiao_AAA, whole genome shotgun sequence containing:
- the LOC135634907 gene encoding germin-like protein 9-3; this translates as MAFRDLRNPFFFLLLALATSPVVLAGDPDITSDFVLPPNTSAVDGSFFTFTGMRSLLDSSPPTCFTVLKATMAEFPALAGQSVSYAVLSFPAGSVNPPHTHPRSAELLFLIDGYLEVGFVDTANKLYTQTLQPGDLFVFPKGLVHYQYCNRQNPAIAISAFGSASAGTVSVPKAVFTAGIDDGILAKSFKTDTATVRKIKAGLA